The following proteins come from a genomic window of Oncorhynchus masou masou isolate Uvic2021 chromosome 25, UVic_Omas_1.1, whole genome shotgun sequence:
- the LOC135514137 gene encoding neuropeptide Y receptor type 1-like codes for MEVSHVNNSSHHAWWKEMPWGDTDECNSSWSGTTFLIVAYSALVAVGLIGNTCLVFVITRQKEMRNVTNIFIANLSISDILMCIVCLPVTIIYTLMDRWILGEALCKVTPFVQCISVTVSIFTLVLIAMERHQLIIHPTGWKPMVRHSYLAVAITWLVACFISLPFLFFNVLDNSPFQNMSLPFNLFTDHFICMERWPSEHNRLAYTTSLLLFQYCLPLILILVCYLRIFLRLRQRKYMVERARDNCQKKAKGSKRINAMLASIVVVFALCWLPLNIFNTLFDWNHKAIPSCQHDIIFSACHLTAMASTCVNPIIYGFLNSNFQKELKSTLYHCRCWGSPESYESFPLSIVSTEVTKGSTLSKGSMSMNVQS; via the coding sequence ATGGAGGTGTCCCATGTGAACAATAGCAGTCATCACGCCTGGTGGAAAGAGATGCCTTGGGGCGACACAGACGAGTGCAACTCCTCCTGGAGTGGCACCACCTTCCTGATAGTTGCCTACAGCGCACTGGTCGCAGTTGGCCTTATCGGTAACACCTGCCTGGTGTTTGTCATCACACGGCAGAAGGAGATGCGGAATGTCACCAACATCTTCATCGCCAACCTGTCCATCTCTGACATCCTCATGTGCATTGTGTGCCTGCCTGTCACCATCATCTACACCCTGATGGACCGCTGGATCCTGGGGGAGGCACTCTGTAAGGTCACACCCTTTGTCCAGTGCATCTCTGTCACAGTTTCCATCTTCACCCTTGTCCTCATAGCCATGGAGCGCCACCAACTCATCATCCACCCCACTGGATGGAAGCCCATGGTGCGCCACTCCTACCTGGCTGTAGCCATCACCTGGTTAGTGGCATGcttcatctctcttcctttcctcttctTCAACGTCCTCGACAACAGTCCTTTCCAGAACATGAGCCTCCCCTTCAATCTCTTCACTGACCACTTCATCTGTATGGAGCGATGGCCCTCAGAGCACAACCGACTGGCCTACACCACCTCCCTGCTGCTCTTCCAGTACTGCCTTCCCCTCATCCTCATCTTGGTCTGCTACCTGCGCATCTTCCTGCGTCTCCGACAGAGAAAATACATGGTGGAGCGAGCCAGGGACAACTGTCAGAAGAAAGCCAAGGGATCAAAGAGGATCAATGCCATGTTGGCCTCCATTGTGGTAGTGTTTGCCCTCTGCTGGCTCCCGCTCAACATCTTCAATACCTTGTTTGACTGGAATCATAAGGCCATCCCATCCTGCCAGCATGACATAATCTTCTCTGCCTGCCACCTCACAGCCATGGCCTCCACCTGTGTCAACCCCATAATCTACGGCTTTCTCAACAGTAACTTCCAGAAAGAGCTAAAATCTACCCTATACCACTGCCGCTGCTGGGGGTCACCAGAGAGTTATGAGAGCTTCCCTCTTTCTATTGTCAGCACAGAGGTCACTAAGGGGTCAACCTTGAGCAAAGGATCAATGAGCATGAATGTACAGTCCTGA